The Microcoleus sp. AS-A8 genome has a window encoding:
- a CDS encoding ester cyclase yields MKTPKEVLQLWVDALNTRDAQAAAALYHDDATNIQVAADHPVQGRQAIFEDFVKFFQAFPDNYTHIENLFEDGEWAIIEWSGGGTFLGEFAGIPPSGKSFSLRGCGFFQIIEEKIRFQRGYWDKATWFGQIGIPLQ; encoded by the coding sequence ATGAAAACACCGAAAGAAGTCCTTCAGCTTTGGGTCGATGCACTCAACACTCGCGATGCCCAGGCCGCCGCTGCACTTTATCATGATGATGCAACTAACATTCAGGTAGCGGCTGATCACCCCGTTCAGGGAAGACAGGCAATCTTTGAGGATTTTGTAAAGTTCTTCCAGGCTTTTCCCGACAACTACACTCACATCGAAAATCTCTTTGAAGATGGAGAGTGGGCGATTATCGAGTGGTCAGGTGGGGGAACCTTTCTGGGTGAATTTGCTGGAATTCCCCCCTCCGGGAAGAGTTTTAGTTTACGGGGTTGTGGCTTTTTTCAGATTATAGAAGAAAAGATTCGTTTCCAACGGGGCTACTGGGATAAGGCTACATGGTTTGGACAAATCGGTATTCCACTCCAGTGA
- the ltrA gene encoding group II intron reverse transcriptase/maturase, producing the protein MKKPKSDSQLNTEGWKAIDWRIAERYVFKLQKRIYAASRHGDVKRVRKLQKTLMRSWYNRVLSVRRVTQDNTGKKTAGVDGKKSLSPAARLELAGQLKLTGKSRPTRRVWIPKPGKEEKRPLGIPTMYDRALQAVVKAALEPEWEAVFEPNSYGFRPGRSCHDAIKHIKNCIQSKAKFVLDADIAKCFDRINHEALLRKIKTKGKVRQQIKAWLKSGVIDQGAFTATSEGTPQGGVISPLLANIALHGLEQHIEKQFPKDSSNRIRNSISLFGRTVGSPTLIRYADDFVLLCEEKAIVQRCRELISDWLVDIGLELKPEKTRLTHTHYPELSEDGKAGFDFLGHHIQQYPAGKYQSAKDTKGRILGFNTLITPSKKASKAHQEEIGRLITKHRSLPQAVLIKNLNPVIRGWSSYYQNSDAQLGGELSRQDYLTYLKLRRWAKRRCGNISHGHTKYWTTIGGNNWAFATSSGEANPLWLLKHSEFSSSSTDYVKVKGDKSPFDGDSVYWSSRLGTHPEMPSRKAKLLNQQKGKCSWCELHFQEWDVMEADHKTPRALGGKDEWENLQLLHRHCHDEKTAQDLIEIRKKEHSDFRKKLAQQWSKYEWEWINDIPVIKGQKKQS; encoded by the coding sequence ATGAAAAAGCCTAAATCTGATTCACAACTGAATACAGAGGGATGGAAGGCGATTGATTGGCGCATAGCCGAAAGGTATGTCTTCAAGTTACAAAAGCGAATCTACGCTGCTTCACGTCACGGCGATGTCAAACGAGTACGCAAACTCCAAAAGACGTTGATGAGGTCTTGGTATAACAGGGTCTTATCGGTACGACGGGTAACACAGGACAACACTGGCAAGAAAACAGCAGGAGTGGATGGAAAAAAATCTCTGTCCCCAGCAGCACGTTTAGAGCTAGCAGGTCAACTCAAACTAACAGGAAAATCCCGCCCTACTCGTAGGGTGTGGATTCCTAAACCTGGAAAAGAAGAGAAACGACCATTAGGCATCCCCACAATGTACGACCGAGCTTTGCAAGCGGTAGTTAAAGCTGCCCTTGAACCGGAATGGGAAGCGGTTTTTGAACCTAATTCCTACGGTTTTAGACCAGGGAGGTCATGTCACGATGCGATAAAGCACATCAAAAATTGTATTCAAAGCAAGGCTAAATTTGTGCTAGACGCAGATATAGCAAAATGCTTTGACCGCATCAACCATGAGGCATTGCTCCGAAAGATAAAAACAAAAGGTAAGGTCAGGCAACAAATCAAAGCTTGGCTGAAATCTGGAGTAATAGACCAAGGAGCATTTACTGCTACATCTGAGGGAACACCGCAGGGTGGGGTCATCTCCCCATTACTTGCAAATATAGCCCTCCACGGCTTAGAACAACACATAGAAAAACAATTCCCAAAGGATTCGTCTAACCGAATTCGCAACTCAATATCACTATTTGGGAGAACAGTCGGAAGCCCTACTTTAATTAGGTACGCTGACGACTTCGTGCTTCTATGTGAAGAGAAAGCTATAGTCCAAAGATGCCGAGAACTAATCTCGGACTGGTTAGTTGACATAGGCTTGGAATTGAAACCTGAAAAGACGAGGCTAACTCACACACACTATCCAGAGTTAAGTGAGGATGGTAAAGCTGGTTTTGACTTTCTAGGTCATCACATCCAGCAATACCCTGCTGGTAAATACCAAAGTGCAAAAGACACCAAAGGTAGGATATTAGGCTTCAATACACTCATCACCCCATCGAAGAAGGCGAGTAAGGCTCATCAAGAGGAAATCGGAAGGCTCATCACAAAACATAGGTCATTGCCTCAAGCGGTTCTCATAAAAAACCTTAACCCTGTCATAAGGGGATGGTCTTCTTACTATCAAAACTCCGATGCTCAATTGGGCGGAGAACTATCAAGACAAGATTACCTCACATACCTGAAACTCCGACGATGGGCAAAACGCCGCTGTGGAAACATCAGTCATGGTCACACCAAATACTGGACAACCATCGGCGGTAATAACTGGGCATTCGCAACCAGTTCAGGGGAAGCGAACCCTCTGTGGTTACTAAAACATAGTGAATTCAGTAGCAGTAGTACTGACTATGTGAAGGTTAAAGGCGATAAAAGCCCGTTCGACGGCGATTCAGTTTACTGGAGTTCAAGACTAGGGACACACCCTGAAATGCCTAGTCGAAAGGCTAAGTTGCTTAATCAACAAAAGGGCAAGTGTTCTTGGTGCGAATTACACTTCCAAGAATGGGATGTGATGGAAGCAGACCACAAAACCCCCAGAGCATTAGGCGGCAAGGATGAGTGGGAAAACCTACAACTATTACATCGACACTGCCACGACGAAAAGACCGCCCAAGACCTCATAGAAATCCGGAAAAAGGAACACTCAGATTTTCGCAAGAAACTGGCTCAACAATGGAGCAAATATGAATGGGAGTGGATAAACGACATTCCGGTCATAAAAGGTCAAAAAAAGCAGTCATAA
- a CDS encoding rhodanese-related sulfurtransferase: protein MTQVVATFYKFVKLPDFAQKQAPLLAYCQAQSIRGTILLAAEGINGTIAGSRQAIDSVLCFLRSDPRLIDLEHKESHADSPPFERLKVRLKKEIVTLGLPEIDPSDRVGTYVSPQEWNALISDPEVTLIDTRNDYEVSIGTFKGAQNPKTASFRQFPDYVRTHLDPSKHKKVAMFCTGGIRCEKATSLMMAQGFQEVYHLQGGILKYLEEVPPEESLWQGECFVFDQRVAVEHGLETGTHEMCRSCGHPIAESDKTSPHYQEGISCPHCFDSLTEEKRARQQARQRQIEPRRVGYTHPTRPS from the coding sequence ATGACCCAAGTTGTTGCAACATTCTATAAATTCGTCAAGTTGCCGGACTTCGCACAGAAGCAAGCCCCCCTGTTGGCTTATTGCCAAGCACAGAGCATCCGAGGCACAATTTTGCTTGCCGCAGAGGGCATTAATGGCACGATCGCAGGTTCCCGTCAGGCGATTGACTCCGTATTATGCTTTTTGCGCTCCGATCCACGTCTAATTGACCTAGAACATAAAGAGTCTCATGCCGATTCTCCCCCGTTCGAGCGCCTAAAAGTGCGGTTGAAGAAAGAAATCGTCACTCTAGGATTGCCCGAAATCGATCCGAGCGATCGCGTCGGCACCTACGTCAGTCCTCAGGAGTGGAATGCGCTAATTTCCGATCCCGAAGTAACCCTAATCGACACCCGCAATGACTATGAGGTGAGTATTGGCACCTTCAAAGGAGCGCAAAATCCCAAAACGGCTTCATTCCGCCAATTTCCCGACTATGTTCGCACCCACCTTGACCCCAGCAAGCATAAAAAGGTGGCGATGTTCTGTACTGGCGGTATTCGCTGTGAAAAAGCAACATCATTAATGATGGCTCAAGGGTTCCAAGAGGTTTATCATCTCCAAGGCGGCATTCTCAAATATTTAGAAGAAGTTCCACCAGAAGAAAGCCTGTGGCAAGGAGAATGTTTTGTCTTCGATCAACGAGTCGCTGTAGAGCATGGGTTGGAGACAGGAACTCATGAGATGTGCCGCAGTTGTGGGCATCCGATTGCTGAATCCGATAAAACCTCACCCCATTATCAGGAAGGCATTTCCTGTCCCCATTGCTTTGATAGCCTCACTGAGGAGAAACGCGCACGACAGCAAGCCAGACAACGACAAATTGAGCCTCGTAGAGTAGGCTATACCCATCCTACACGACCTTCTTAA
- a CDS encoding D-Ala-D-Ala carboxypeptidase family metallohydrolase, with protein MQFPKLTGLNGTIELERINDRELAQEIQTLLVKGKFLNPGKLTFEQTKQAFDQFKQYFHLDCPGLLGESTAKILLDLYDPVDEDSPNNRPQDMPVPPETKISAPDRGRPITIPKLEVVYLGEPILKGGHFSWAEATKNGTRIPASVGVVDGILKVAEAMEEVRDYMGGKSITINSWYRDPASNRAAGGATKSRHLSGDAVDFVVSGVHPKEAHRRLESWWGNRGGIASASCFTHLDCRGYAARWSYGF; from the coding sequence ATGCAATTCCCCAAACTTACTGGATTGAACGGCACAATCGAGCTTGAGCGGATTAACGACAGAGAACTGGCGCAGGAGATACAGACTCTACTGGTCAAAGGTAAATTCCTCAATCCTGGAAAGCTGACATTTGAGCAAACTAAACAGGCGTTTGACCAGTTTAAGCAATACTTTCATTTGGATTGTCCGGGTCTGTTAGGCGAGTCTACCGCCAAAATCCTACTCGATCTGTATGACCCCGTAGATGAGGACAGCCCAAACAACAGGCCACAAGATATGCCGGTGCCACCAGAAACGAAAATTAGCGCACCGGATCGAGGCAGACCCATTACTATTCCCAAGTTGGAGGTTGTGTACTTAGGTGAACCCATCCTTAAAGGCGGACACTTTAGTTGGGCAGAAGCAACCAAGAACGGAACCCGAATTCCTGCATCCGTGGGAGTCGTAGACGGAATTCTCAAGGTAGCTGAGGCAATGGAGGAAGTCCGGGACTATATGGGCGGCAAATCCATTACGATCAATTCCTGGTACCGCGACCCCGCCAGCAATCGAGCGGCTGGGGGTGCGACTAAATCGCGCCACTTGTCTGGTGATGCGGTTGATTTCGTCGTCAGTGGGGTACATCCCAAGGAAGCCCATCGTCGATTGGAGTCGTGGTGGGGCAATCGAGGAGGCATTGCCTCCGCGTCCTGTTTCACCCATCTAGACTGTCGAGGTTATGCCGCCCGTTGGAGTTATGGGTTTTAA
- a CDS encoding NACHT domain-containing NTPase, with amino-acid sequence MVKRSLRASTVGIEQAKKAFQRKGWTQEYLAGEVGLETRQSVWKFFKGQPIERHIFIDICLSLDLDWQEIADLQLDSAPPAQKIAPIVQKLTVESDVDALVAQVRSLLDSPILAQCGTLRLLDIAYSIPLDDIYVNVSILEQLSCQQWLEVSDLQSATVNPFDRLGLTQSRQKKVPALDTSSLADAQRIISTYPKLMVMGKPGAGKTTFLQKVALQCIRGELPLPRIPIFIQLRNLAEETLGNNITTGDDFSLLDYINQKLNDFGISVQHVETLLKHGKVLILLDGLDEVRADHIDTLLKQITKFSETYYQNSFIITCRFAAQPYRFPGFTYVELADFDQTQIEAFAKKWFRTATSKPNEEKGLNLATQFIDKLKLPENQPIRELARTPILLNLTVSVFQAKADFPKKRSKLYEAGLDILLVRWDEARGIQRDEIYRNLSLPHKIKLLSHIAATTFEEGNYFFEQTEIEQHIADYLTTLPEANIDPETLRLNSEGVLKAIEAQHGLLVERALGVYSFSHLTFQEYLTARNIVASPDTATLREALQRLSTHIREPQWREVFLLTAGLLRNAELLLKLMKQQIDRLVAEDCQLQEFLAGISQKCYLLQTPYKPAAVRAFYFTLFLDRDLGLAVALDRNLARDLTPELALDLELARAFSLVQSLTHNPEIQQILALGFALNLERLLERESELGGKEKRALLSQCFQQLKEQLPDLGKGRDYSLQWWKAYGQVWAEQFHSMLIEYRHIGHGWQLTALQLQLLKQYYQANQLLVDCLNSDCRYSSTMRTDIEATLLKYEG; translated from the coding sequence ATGGTAAAGCGATCGCTCCGAGCATCTACAGTAGGCATTGAGCAGGCCAAAAAAGCCTTCCAGCGTAAAGGATGGACGCAAGAGTATCTCGCGGGTGAAGTGGGGTTAGAGACGCGCCAGTCGGTTTGGAAGTTCTTCAAAGGTCAGCCAATTGAGCGCCATATTTTTATCGATATCTGTTTGAGCCTGGATCTGGATTGGCAAGAGATTGCCGACTTACAGTTGGACTCAGCACCACCCGCTCAAAAGATAGCACCGATTGTACAGAAATTAACGGTGGAATCTGATGTGGATGCATTAGTGGCACAGGTGCGATCGCTCCTCGATTCCCCCATTCTCGCCCAGTGTGGTACCTTGCGGTTACTCGATATCGCTTACTCCATACCACTAGATGACATTTATGTCAATGTCAGCATTCTCGAACAACTGAGCTGTCAACAATGGCTAGAGGTGTCTGACTTACAATCAGCGACAGTCAACCCGTTTGACCGCTTAGGCTTGACTCAATCGAGACAGAAGAAAGTTCCAGCGCTGGATACAAGCAGCTTGGCGGATGCCCAAAGGATAATCTCGACTTACCCCAAACTGATGGTGATGGGCAAGCCGGGAGCCGGGAAAACAACCTTTTTACAAAAAGTCGCACTTCAGTGCATTCGAGGGGAGTTACCTTTACCTAGAATTCCTATTTTTATTCAACTGAGAAACTTAGCGGAGGAAACGCTAGGTAACAATATCACGACTGGGGATGATTTTAGTTTATTAGATTATATTAATCAAAAATTAAATGATTTTGGTATTTCGGTACAGCATGTAGAAACCTTGCTCAAACACGGCAAGGTGTTAATCTTGCTGGATGGGTTAGACGAAGTCCGAGCCGATCATATCGATACGCTGCTCAAACAAATCACTAAATTCTCTGAAACCTATTATCAAAATTCGTTTATTATCACCTGTCGTTTTGCCGCTCAACCGTATCGTTTTCCTGGCTTTACTTATGTTGAGCTTGCCGATTTTGACCAAACTCAAATCGAAGCCTTTGCCAAAAAATGGTTTAGGACAGCAACGTCTAAACCGAACGAAGAGAAAGGTTTAAATCTAGCCACTCAGTTTATTGACAAACTAAAACTACCAGAAAACCAACCAATTCGAGAATTGGCGAGAACACCAATTTTACTGAATTTAACCGTAAGTGTATTTCAGGCTAAGGCAGATTTCCCCAAAAAACGCTCCAAGCTCTATGAAGCGGGATTAGATATTTTATTGGTGCGCTGGGATGAAGCGCGAGGCATTCAACGAGATGAAATTTATCGAAATTTGTCGTTACCTCACAAAATTAAACTCTTGAGCCATATTGCGGCTACGACGTTTGAAGAAGGAAATTACTTCTTTGAACAAACTGAAATTGAGCAACACATTGCTGACTATCTAACAACTTTACCAGAAGCCAATATAGACCCAGAAACGCTACGCCTGAATAGCGAGGGTGTATTGAAAGCGATTGAAGCACAACATGGTTTATTAGTAGAACGAGCGTTAGGGGTTTACTCATTCTCTCATTTGACATTTCAAGAGTATTTAACCGCCAGAAACATTGTCGCTAGTCCGGATACGGCAACACTCAGGGAAGCGTTGCAACGGTTGAGTACTCACATCCGGGAACCCCAGTGGCGGGAAGTTTTTTTACTAACCGCTGGATTGTTGAGGAATGCAGAACTCTTGCTCAAGCTAATGAAGCAGCAAATTGATAGATTGGTGGCAGAAGATTGTCAGTTGCAGGAATTCTTGGCGGGTATTAGTCAAAAATGCTATTTGCTGCAAACCCCTTACAAACCAGCGGCAGTACGTGCCTTTTACTTTACTCTGTTTTTAGACCGTGATTTGGGATTGGCGGTGGCGCTGGATCGGAACCTCGCTCGCGATTTGACACCGGAGTTAGCTTTGGATTTAGAGTTAGCGCGTGCTTTCTCTTTAGTGCAGAGTCTGACACACAATCCTGAGATTCAACAAATTTTGGCGCTGGGTTTTGCTTTAAACTTGGAGAGACTTTTGGAAAGAGAATCTGAGTTAGGAGGGAAAGAAAAGCGAGCGCTATTGAGCCAATGTTTCCAGCAGCTCAAAGAGCAATTACCTGATTTAGGAAAAGGTCGCGATTACTCGCTCCAATGGTGGAAGGCTTATGGTCAGGTGTGGGCAGAGCAATTTCATTCTATGCTTATAGAGTATCGCCACATTGGTCACGGTTGGCAGTTAACAGCTTTGCAACTACAATTACTCAAGCAGTATTACCAAGCCAATCAGTTATTGGTGGATTGTCTTAATAGTGACTGTCGATATAGTTCTACCATGCGAACCGATATTGAGGCGACTTTATTAAAATATGAAGGATGA
- a CDS encoding EcsC family protein, whose protein sequence is MAVQGKERSGTDPMREAMATANQMANSARQLATAVAQVAADNVANTTAAVGKTVVPAAQQFVEQGTETVGKIVTPIAENPLIKYAAKVPGINVLMAALGQVDLEKAQAEVDKLRQDYPLESAAQIAHRIIVDTALKGGGIGLLTNFVPPLALALFGIELAAVTALQSEMIYRIAAAYGFSLKDPARRGEVLAIFGLSVGGSGVLKGGLSFVELLPIIGAGVGASSNAALLYSLGHVACQFYDAKKNSTRPVEVSVVGNGANS, encoded by the coding sequence ATGGCAGTACAAGGTAAAGAACGTTCAGGCACGGACCCCATGCGTGAAGCCATGGCGACAGCCAATCAAATGGCTAATTCAGCGCGTCAATTGGCTACTGCCGTAGCCCAAGTTGCGGCTGACAACGTTGCCAATACGACGGCTGCTGTAGGCAAGACAGTTGTACCGGCGGCTCAGCAATTCGTGGAACAGGGAACGGAAACGGTAGGAAAAATCGTTACTCCCATCGCGGAAAATCCCCTGATTAAATATGCTGCAAAAGTTCCGGGCATCAACGTACTCATGGCTGCACTCGGTCAGGTTGATCTGGAGAAGGCTCAGGCTGAGGTAGACAAGCTGCGCCAGGACTATCCTCTAGAATCAGCCGCTCAGATTGCTCACCGCATCATTGTCGATACGGCGTTGAAAGGCGGTGGCATTGGATTACTCACTAACTTTGTCCCTCCTTTGGCACTCGCTCTATTTGGAATTGAACTCGCGGCGGTTACAGCACTCCAATCTGAGATGATCTATCGCATTGCAGCAGCCTACGGATTTTCGCTGAAAGATCCAGCGCGGCGAGGTGAGGTTCTTGCTATTTTTGGGTTATCCGTGGGAGGCTCAGGAGTCCTGAAAGGTGGACTGAGCTTTGTGGAACTCCTACCTATCATTGGTGCTGGGGTTGGAGCGTCGAGCAACGCTGCTCTGCTTTACTCCCTCGGACACGTTGCTTGCCAATTTTATGATGCTAAGAAAAATTCTACTAGACCAGTAGAGGTGAGTGTAGTAGGGAATGGGGCTAACTCCTAG
- a CDS encoding DNA cytosine methyltransferase: MAQNISIFSFFSGAGFLDLGFEFSGFNIAYVSEIHSPFLAAYRYSRQCLNLPAPRYGYHEGQEADIINLTRGETALRLGDLIKDCRWSNELVGFIGGPPCPDFSIGGKNRGQEGDNGKLSASYIQLICQHQPDFFLFENVKGLWSTQKHRSFFEQLKGQLSEAGYILTERLINSLEYGLPQNRDRIILIGFRNNVIQDLGIKFTNKHNLLFDCFPWDKYVIYPKNKVFSYPWPTTNLFQENSIIPCPEHIPQELTVEYWFQKNDVLNHPNAQHCFTPRAGLKRFESVDEGDDSKKSYKRLHRWRYSPTACYGNNEVHLHPYKARRLSVAEALAIQSLPKDFVLPAHLSLSNMFKTIGNGVPYLASKAIALTIIDFLETTEWQMSYYLSCHSLI; the protein is encoded by the coding sequence ATGGCTCAAAACATCAGTATTTTTTCCTTTTTCTCTGGAGCTGGTTTTCTTGATTTAGGATTTGAATTCAGTGGTTTTAACATAGCTTATGTAAGCGAAATTCACTCCCCTTTCTTGGCAGCCTATCGCTACTCTAGGCAATGTCTTAACCTACCTGCACCTAGATATGGATACCATGAAGGACAAGAAGCAGATATCATTAACCTAACTAGGGGAGAAACAGCACTCCGTCTGGGGGATTTAATCAAAGATTGTCGTTGGAGCAATGAGCTTGTTGGATTTATCGGCGGCCCTCCCTGTCCCGATTTTTCTATAGGTGGAAAAAACCGAGGGCAAGAAGGAGATAACGGCAAGCTTTCCGCCTCCTACATTCAATTAATTTGTCAGCATCAGCCTGATTTTTTCTTGTTTGAGAATGTCAAAGGCTTATGGAGTACCCAAAAACATCGTAGTTTTTTTGAGCAGCTTAAAGGCCAACTGAGCGAGGCAGGTTATATTTTAACAGAGCGCCTAATTAATTCCTTAGAATATGGGCTACCTCAAAATAGAGATAGGATTATTCTGATTGGATTTCGGAATAATGTGATTCAAGACTTAGGAATAAAGTTTACAAATAAACATAATTTATTATTTGACTGTTTTCCTTGGGATAAGTATGTCATATATCCTAAAAATAAAGTTTTTTCTTACCCTTGGCCTACGACTAACTTATTTCAAGAAAATTCTATCATTCCTTGCCCTGAGCATATTCCTCAAGAATTAACCGTTGAGTACTGGTTTCAAAAAAATGATGTCCTCAACCATCCTAATGCTCAACATTGTTTTACACCTAGAGCTGGGCTCAAGCGATTTGAGTCTGTGGATGAGGGAGATGATTCTAAAAAATCATACAAGCGTCTGCACCGATGGCGTTATTCCCCTACGGCTTGTTATGGAAACAATGAAGTTCATTTACATCCCTATAAAGCCCGTAGACTTTCAGTTGCAGAAGCGCTAGCCATACAATCTTTACCGAAAGACTTTGTTTTGCCCGCTCATCTATCTTTAAGTAATATGTTTAAGACGATTGGCAATGGTGTTCCTTATCTAGCCTCGAAGGCGATTGCCTTAACCATCATTGACTTTCTGGAGACAACTGAATGGCAGATGTCTTATTATTTATCTTGTCATTCCTTGATATAA
- a CDS encoding ureidoglycolate lyase, which translates to MSTAKTIQQLPAEWITPERFRPYGQVIFASQDGKSYDADDAQLNLQNGTPRFYIMRLHHKGRKFHKITRHIQCTQCLGSLEGKDWLIAVAPPNPEADKPALGDIVAFHLPGNCFIKLEMGTWHAGPYFNHDFVDFYNLELNNTNVVDHFTHDFLKSHQLQFEIQV; encoded by the coding sequence ATGAGTACAGCCAAGACCATTCAACAGTTACCTGCCGAATGGATTACGCCAGAAAGATTCCGACCTTATGGTCAAGTCATTTTTGCTAGTCAAGATGGCAAATCTTACGATGCTGATGATGCTCAGTTAAACCTCCAGAATGGAACACCTCGATTCTATATTATGCGCCTGCATCACAAAGGCCGTAAGTTTCACAAAATTACTCGCCATATCCAATGCACTCAATGTTTAGGTTCTCTGGAAGGAAAAGACTGGTTAATTGCAGTTGCCCCGCCGAATCCTGAAGCTGACAAACCAGCCTTAGGAGATATCGTCGCATTCCACCTTCCCGGCAATTGCTTTATCAAGTTAGAGATGGGGACTTGGCACGCAGGCCCCTATTTTAATCATGATTTTGTTGATTTCTACAATCTAGAACTCAATAATACTAATGTTGTCGACCATTTTACACATGATTTTCTCAAAAGCCATCAGCTACAATTTGAGATTCAAGTATGA
- a CDS encoding DUF4231 domain-containing protein translates to MAKESYKQFLKRNLSGMIDRLDLDEFRKDALKSRWLDQLLWLESSAAKAKTRFYTLRLITIVGGVITPALVSLNHGQLKIREVFTWTAFGMAQAVAISAAVEELFGFNIRYRTFRNTAEGLKVEGWQYFQLTGHYNRYRSHSGAYVEFAGRVEGLIQQDIDGYLTQVQLADEASRQARQEAKEMATTTTAITVERLNQILEEREKERQLAPPPPPQEVTSTPQGEPELVSVTSTVVVKETNGNGLPKVDLSIWENVIDLPAETKPEPKLQPQNGSTNGNPTGRKMNAAGMRILKECEGLYLNSYKCPAGVWTIGYGCTKGIRPGMTISEAEAEEMLRKELTEFEKGVERILSHIPLNENQFSALVSLTYNCGMEPITEGMTIRRKLEARDYRGAAEGFLLWNKGGGRVLPGLVKRREMEKKLFLSEV, encoded by the coding sequence ATGGCGAAAGAGTCTTATAAGCAATTCCTCAAGCGTAACCTATCGGGCATGATAGATCGCCTCGACCTGGACGAATTTCGCAAGGATGCCCTGAAATCCCGATGGCTAGATCAACTCCTGTGGCTAGAGAGTAGCGCAGCCAAAGCGAAGACACGGTTCTATACGCTGAGACTGATCACCATTGTCGGCGGGGTCATCACTCCTGCGCTTGTATCTCTCAATCATGGTCAACTCAAAATCCGGGAGGTGTTTACCTGGACGGCGTTCGGAATGGCTCAAGCGGTTGCCATCTCCGCCGCCGTTGAGGAGCTTTTTGGCTTTAATATTCGTTACCGTACCTTCCGAAACACGGCTGAGGGTCTGAAGGTAGAAGGGTGGCAGTATTTTCAGCTCACCGGACACTACAATCGCTACCGCTCTCACTCAGGTGCCTACGTAGAGTTTGCCGGTCGCGTAGAAGGGCTGATTCAGCAAGATATCGATGGATATCTCACTCAGGTACAGCTTGCTGATGAAGCTTCACGGCAAGCTAGGCAGGAAGCAAAAGAAATGGCGACTACAACGACTGCCATTACCGTGGAACGGCTCAATCAGATTCTGGAAGAGAGAGAAAAAGAACGCCAATTAGCCCCCCCTCCACCACCGCAAGAGGTAACATCAACACCTCAAGGAGAACCCGAACTCGTCTCCGTAACGTCTACAGTGGTGGTGAAAGAGACGAATGGCAATGGTCTGCCCAAAGTGGATCTCAGCATCTGGGAGAACGTGATCGATTTACCGGCGGAAACCAAGCCAGAACCCAAGCTGCAACCTCAAAATGGCTCGACCAACGGGAACCCGACGGGGCGAAAAATGAATGCGGCGGGAATGAGAATCCTGAAGGAATGTGAGGGACTGTATCTAAATTCATACAAGTGTCCCGCAGGAGTGTGGACGATTGGCTATGGTTGCACCAAGGGAATCCGTCCCGGTATGACCATTAGTGAAGCCGAAGCGGAAGAGATGCTCAGGAAAGAACTGACCGAGTTTGAGAAGGGAGTTGAGCGAATCCTCAGCCACATTCCTCTTAACGAAAATCAGTTTAGTGCGTTGGTTAGCTTAACTTACAATTGCGGAATGGAGCCGATCACAGAAGGCATGACCATCCGACGCAAGCTAGAAGCTAGAGATTATCGGGGGGCGGCTGAGGGATTTCTCTTGTGGAACAAGGGAGGCGGGCGCGTGCTGCCCGGGTTGGTGAAGCGCCGAGAGATGGAGAAAAAGCTGTTTCTAAGTGAGGTTTAA
- a CDS encoding response regulator, which translates to MNQNSAKILVIEDEKEIRENLEDLLSDKYEVLVASGGREGLEIALRELPNIVLCDVTMAGVTGHNVLTALRSNPTTANIPFIFLTAKVSKDDMRLGMELGADDYLTKPFTRKELLSAITARLKRFERI; encoded by the coding sequence ATGAACCAGAATTCCGCAAAAATCCTAGTCATTGAAGACGAAAAAGAAATTAGAGAAAATCTGGAAGACCTGCTTTCAGATAAATATGAAGTGCTTGTTGCTTCCGGCGGAAGAGAGGGGCTGGAAATAGCGTTACGAGAATTGCCAAATATTGTACTTTGTGATGTAACAATGGCGGGAGTAACGGGTCATAATGTCCTCACAGCCTTACGCTCTAATCCAACCACTGCCAACATTCCTTTTATTTTTCTGACAGCCAAAGTCTCTAAAGATGATATGCGATTGGGGATGGAACTAGGAGCCGACGATTATTTAACTAAACCTTTTACTCGAAAAGAATTGCTCAGTGCGATCACAGCTCGGCTCAAACGGTTTGAGAGGATTTAA
- a CDS encoding DUF4089 domain-containing protein yields the protein MPEESLNIADYVEQTAQLIDLPLAPEYRLSVVENFAKIAAIATLVVEFPLPEDLESAPVFEP from the coding sequence ATGCCTGAAGAAAGCCTAAATATAGCTGACTATGTGGAGCAAACCGCTCAACTGATTGATTTACCACTTGCTCCAGAATATCGCCTCAGCGTAGTAGAGAATTTTGCCAAAATTGCTGCGATCGCAACTCTGGTGGTAGAATTTCCTCTACCTGAAGATCTTGAGAGCGCCCCAGTATTTGAACCCTGA